The following coding sequences are from one Pasteurellaceae bacterium RH1A window:
- a CDS encoding plasmid maintenance protein (stability determinant protein) — translation MLKYMLDTNIVIYVIKRRPLEIVEAFNRHASRMCVSAITVSELYYGAEKSQFPERNLAVIEDFLSRLEILPYGAKASAHFGNIKADLASQGKIIGENDLHIAAHARSEGLVLVSNNLREFERVEGLRLENWL, via the coding sequence ATGCTTAAGTATATGTTAGATACCAACATTGTGATTTATGTTATCAAACGCCGCCCTCTCGAAATAGTAGAAGCCTTTAACCGTCACGCTAGCCGTATGTGCGTGAGTGCTATTACGGTATCGGAGCTTTATTATGGGGCAGAAAAAAGCCAATTTCCTGAACGGAATTTGGCTGTTATTGAGGATTTTCTTTCCCGCCTTGAAATCCTGCCTTATGGGGCCAAGGCTTCAGCCCATTTTGGCAATATTAAGGCAGACTTGGCCAGCCAAGGTAAGATTATTGGCGAGAATGATTTGCACATTGCTGCCCATGCTCGCAGCGAGGGGCTAGTGCTGGTCAGCAATAATCTTAGGGAGTTTGAGCGGGTTGAGGGCCTACGTTTAGAAAACTGGCTCTAG
- a CDS encoding antitoxin: protein MIEASVFITNRTQAVRLPVDVRFNDDVKKVAVRVVGQERILSPINQTWDSFFLAGQGASEDFMVEREVSFQPEREDF, encoded by the coding sequence ATGATTGAAGCCTCTGTATTTATTACCAACCGCACCCAAGCTGTCCGATTGCCTGTGGATGTGCGTTTTAATGATGATGTGAAAAAAGTAGCCGTGAGAGTGGTGGGCCAGGAACGGATTCTAAGTCCCATTAATCAGACCTGGGACAGCTTTTTCTTGGCAGGACAAGGCGCAAGCGAGGATTTTATGGTTGAAAGAGAGGTTAGTTTTCAGCCTGAACGTGAAGATTTTTAG
- a CDS encoding glycerol-3-phosphate transporter has protein sequence MFGPFKPAPHIAELPADKVDARYKFLRWQVFAGIFFGYAAYYFVRANFDLAQKGLIEAGLYNKAELGIIGTGAGLAYGLSKFVMAGMSDRSNPKVFLPFGLLLSGLCMTMMGLMPWATSGIAVMFIMIFLNGWFQGMGWPPCGRTMVHWWSKSERGSIVSVWNTAHNLGGMVPGAMVLLASALYFSTHGVEATAKDVWQQALYFPGIAAMVAAIPIYLLMKDTPQSCGLPPIEKWRNDYPEDYNEKTYEHDLSTKEIFVTYVLKNKLLWYIAIANVFVYLIRYGVLKWSPVYLGEVKHFNIKGTAWAYTIYELAAIPGTLLCGWVSDKVFKGKRGLTGFIFMILTTAAVVALWLNPATPENEIAQYAGHAWYENPYQLMDFILMTTIGFLIYGPVMLIGLHALELAPKKAAGTSAGFTGLFGYLGGTVSASAVVGWAAEYYGWDGGFYVMIAGGVLAVLLMFIVMIEEGKHKAKLAEHYGTK, from the coding sequence ATGTTTGGTCCATTTAAACCTGCTCCGCATATTGCAGAGCTGCCGGCCGACAAGGTTGATGCCCGCTATAAATTCCTGCGTTGGCAGGTCTTTGCTGGGATCTTCTTTGGTTATGCGGCCTATTATTTCGTGCGTGCCAACTTCGACTTGGCTCAAAAGGGCTTGATTGAAGCGGGGCTTTATAATAAAGCTGAACTGGGTATCATCGGTACAGGGGCGGGCTTGGCCTACGGCCTGTCTAAATTCGTGATGGCCGGGATGTCAGACCGTTCTAACCCGAAAGTCTTCCTTCCATTTGGTCTTTTGCTGTCTGGTTTATGTATGACCATGATGGGCCTCATGCCTTGGGCAACCTCGGGCATTGCGGTGATGTTTATCATGATCTTCTTGAACGGCTGGTTCCAGGGTATGGGTTGGCCGCCGTGTGGCCGTACCATGGTGCATTGGTGGTCAAAATCTGAACGTGGCTCCATCGTATCGGTTTGGAACACGGCCCACAACCTAGGGGGAATGGTGCCAGGTGCCATGGTGCTTTTGGCCAGCGCCCTTTATTTCAGCACCCACGGGGTTGAAGCCACCGCCAAAGATGTTTGGCAACAAGCCCTCTACTTCCCAGGTATCGCTGCCATGGTGGCCGCCATTCCAATCTATTTATTGATGAAGGACACCCCGCAATCTTGCGGCCTGCCACCAATCGAAAAATGGCGTAACGACTACCCAGAAGACTACAACGAAAAAACCTACGAGCACGACCTCAGCACCAAGGAAATCTTTGTCACCTATGTGCTTAAAAACAAGCTCTTATGGTACATCGCCATTGCCAACGTTTTCGTTTACCTCATTCGCTATGGCGTGCTGAAATGGTCGCCAGTTTACTTGGGTGAAGTCAAACACTTCAACATCAAGGGCACAGCCTGGGCCTATACCATTTATGAATTGGCCGCCATTCCAGGTACGCTGCTTTGCGGTTGGGTGTCTGACAAGGTCTTCAAGGGTAAACGTGGCTTAACGGGCTTTATCTTTATGATTTTAACCACTGCGGCAGTGGTCGCCCTCTGGCTCAACCCGGCCACGCCTGAAAACGAAATCGCCCAATATGCCGGCCATGCCTGGTATGAGAACCCATATCAGCTTATGGATTTCATCCTCATGACCACCATCGGCTTCTTGATTTATGGCCCAGTGATGCTTATCGGCCTCCACGCCCTTGAACTGGCCCCGAAAAAGGCAGCCGGTACATCGGCAGGCTTTACTGGCCTCTTTGGCTACCTAGGCGGTACTGTGTCAGCCTCTGCGGTTGTGGGCTGGGCAGCCGAATACTACGGCTGGGACGGCGGTTTCTATGTGATGATCGCCGGCGGCGTGTTAGCTGTGCTTCTTATGTTTATCGTGATGATTGAAGAAGGCAAACACAAGGCTAAACTTGCCGAGCATTATGGCACTAAATAA
- a CDS encoding glycerophosphodiester phosphodiesterase, which yields MKLKNLVAVTTLALSSLAYAASDKLIIAHRGASGYLPEHTLESKALAFGQQADYLEQDLAMTKDNRLIVIHDHFLDGLTDVAKKFPNRARADGRYYVADFTLAEIQTLEMTENFKLKDGKQEQVYPNRFPMWQSHFTIHTFEDELEFIQGLEKSTGKKIGIYPEIKAPWLHHQEGKDIALETLKVLKKYGYDKKSDRVYLQTFDFNELKRIKTQLLPELGMDIKIVQLIAYSDWGETQEKDAQGKWVNYDYDWMFKPGAMAEVAKYADGVGPGWYMLIDDKASTPGKIKYTPLVQELAKHNMEVHPYTVRKDALPAFFNDVNQMYDALLNQAGATGVFTDFPDTGVEFLKGKK from the coding sequence ATGAAACTAAAAAATCTTGTTGCAGTTACCACTTTAGCCCTGTCTTCCCTGGCCTATGCCGCAAGCGATAAGCTTATCATCGCCCACCGTGGGGCCAGTGGCTACCTGCCAGAGCATACCTTGGAATCCAAAGCCCTGGCCTTTGGCCAACAAGCGGATTATTTGGAGCAAGATCTTGCAATGACCAAGGACAACCGCCTGATTGTTATTCACGATCACTTCCTCGATGGCCTTACCGATGTGGCCAAAAAATTCCCTAATCGCGCCCGAGCAGATGGCCGTTACTATGTGGCCGATTTCACCCTGGCTGAAATCCAAACCTTGGAAATGACCGAAAACTTCAAACTCAAAGACGGCAAACAGGAGCAGGTTTACCCTAATCGCTTCCCTATGTGGCAATCCCATTTCACCATTCACACCTTTGAAGATGAGCTAGAATTTATCCAAGGCCTTGAAAAATCCACTGGCAAGAAAATCGGCATCTACCCTGAAATCAAGGCCCCTTGGCTCCACCACCAAGAAGGCAAGGACATCGCTTTAGAAACCTTAAAAGTCCTGAAAAAATACGGCTACGACAAAAAATCTGATCGGGTTTACCTGCAAACCTTCGATTTTAACGAACTCAAACGGATTAAAACCCAGCTTCTGCCAGAGCTAGGCATGGACATCAAGATCGTCCAGCTCATCGCCTACAGCGACTGGGGTGAAACCCAAGAAAAAGATGCTCAAGGCAAGTGGGTCAACTACGATTATGATTGGATGTTCAAGCCAGGTGCCATGGCCGAAGTGGCTAAATATGCCGATGGCGTAGGGCCTGGTTGGTATATGTTAATTGATGATAAGGCCTCCACCCCAGGCAAGATCAAATACACCCCACTGGTGCAGGAGCTTGCCAAGCACAATATGGAAGTTCACCCCTACACTGTGCGTAAGGATGCCCTGCCTGCCTTCTTTAACGATGTAAACCAGATGTATGATGCCCTCTTAAATCAGGCAGGTGCAACAGGAGTTTTTACCGATTTTCCTGATACGGGCGTGGAGTTTCTTAAAGGCAAGAAATAA